One window of the Borrelia parkeri genome contains the following:
- a CDS encoding variable large family protein — protein sequence MKRITFCALLMTLFLLFGCGSGQQAANSGSPGTAGGDKQGVGSLSEVIASSRQLFLDAFVSFGNLLKEAFGLTADTTKKAVGERLGKVGDAVKIAKDKLEELKGNEQFNLIKDKAESTINKAIDTLGKIVEGKNKIKEASKDAGGKIANATADGEDAAPANTASVKGLVEGISMIYEAAKEVGVDLKGNANKQIEDSKEVGNLFNATANVTDAKALSGASKAVIAASGADILAAIEAVKDTSKPAGQITAATNAFEIAIANKSNGNATHVQTNASAIAAGLALRAMAKDGKLATKANDAPKEGINAVLIGVVGKTVNEIVSIVRRTVDKCLKDVDDCIKEDSSSVVKPTN from the coding sequence ATGAAAAGAATTACTTTTTGTGCATTATTAATGACTTTATTTTTACTTTTTGGTTGTGGCAGTGGACAACAGGCTGCAAACTCAGGTAGTCCTGGAACAGCAGGAGGCGATAAACAAGGCGTTGGAAGTTTAAGTGAAGTAATTGCAAGCTCAAGACAATTATTTTTGGATGCTTTTGTTTCTTTTGGAAATTTACTAAAAGAAGCATTTGGTCTTACTGCAGATACAACTAAAAAAGCAGTAGGAGAACGATTGGGTAAGGTTGGTGATGCAGTGAAAATAGCTAAAGATAAGTTAGAAGAGCTAAAGGGAAATGAGCAGTTTAATTTAATAAAAGATAAAGCTGAAAGTACAATTAATAAGGCAATTGATACTTTGGGAAAGATAGTTGAAGGAAAAAATAAAATTAAGGAAGCCTCAAAGGATGCTGGTGGTAAAATTGCTAATGCTACTGCTGATGGTGAGGATGCAGCACCAGCAAATACAGCAAGCGTTAAGGGTCTTGTTGAAGGGATTAGTATGATCTATGAGGCAGCAAAGGAAGTTGGTGTTGATCTAAAAGGAAATGCTAATAAGCAGATTGAGGATTCTAAAGAAGTTGGAAATTTATTTAATGCTACTGCTAATGTTACTGATGCCAAGGCACTAAGCGGAGCTAGTAAAGCAGTAATTGCAGCTAGTGGTGCAGATATATTAGCAGCAATTGAAGCAGTTAAGGATACAAGTAAACCTGCTGGCCAAATTACTGCTGCAACAAATGCTTTTGAAATTGCAATTGCTAATAAGAGTAACGGGAATGCTACTCATGTTCAAACAAATGCATCAGCAATAGCAGCAGGTTTAGCATTGAGAGCAATGGCTAAAGATGGTAAATTGGCAACCAAGGCTAATGATGCACCAAAAGAAGGAATAAATGCAGTATTAATAGGAGTAGTTGGTAAAACTGTAAATGAGATAGTATCTATTGTAAGAAGAACAGTTGATAAATGTTTAAAAGATGTTGATGATTGCATAAAAGAAGATTCCAGTAGTGTAGTAAAACCTACAAATTAA